In Sphingopyxis macrogoltabida, the sequence TCCTTCTACAACACGGCGCAGGTCTGCATCGCGACCAAGCGCATGTATATCCACGACGATATCTATGACGAGATGCTGGCCGCCTTCCACCGGCTCGCGAAGGAGGCGGTCGTCGGCGACGGGGCGCAGCAGGGGGTGCAATATGGTCCGGTCCAGAACCGTGCCCAATATGACCGCGTCCGCGGCCTGATCGACGGCGCGCGCGCCGAGGGGCTGAGCTTGCTGCAGGGCGCCAACGTGCCCGAGGGCGACGGCTATTTCATCCCGATCACGCTCGTCGACAACCCGCCCGAGGATGCGGCGGTGGTGACCGAGGAAGCCTTCGGCCCGGTGCTGCCGCTGCTGCGCTTTTCGAGCATCGAGGATGTCGTCGAGCGCGCGAACAATTGCGATTACGGCCTTGCGGGCGCGGTCTGGTCGAAGGATATCGACGCGGCGGTCGCGCTCGCCGACCGGATCGAAACCGGCACCGTCTGGATCAACGACAATTTCCAGAACGGCCCACATATCCCCTTCGCGGGGGCGAAGCAGTCCGGGTTCGGAGTCGAGAATGGCGCCGAGGGCCTGCGCGAATTCACCTTTCCGAAGGTGATCTTCGTGCCGAAGAAACCGGCCTGACGGGCGAGGGCGCATCGGCGGTTCCGGCATGCGCGCCCGGCCTAAATCCCGGCGATCCGGGCGAGGTGCCAGTCGCTATCCGCCCACAGCACCTCGATCGCCATCGCGCGCTTCACATAATGGCCGACCGGCAGTTCGTCGGTCATGCCCATGCCGCCGTGAAGCTGGATCGCCTGCTGCCCGACGAAGCGGCAGGCGCGGGCGACATTGACCATCGCGCTCGACACCGCTCGGGCGCGTTCGGGCGCCGCTTCCCCGAGCGCCTCGACCGCGAGCCATGCCGACGAGCGTGCCAGCTCGCATTCGAGATACATGTCGACCATGCGGTGTTGGAGCGCCTGAAAGCCGGCGATCGGCTGGCCGAACTGGCGCCGCTGGCCGGTGTAGGCGATCGTCTGTTCGAGCAGGTTGTCGAGCAGGCCCACCGCCTCGGCCGCTAGCAACGCGAGCGCGCGGTCGCGGGCTTCTTCGAGCAGGTCGAGCGCGCCGCCTTCGGGGCCGATCAGGGCATCGGCGGGGAGGGCGTGGTTCTCGAAAACCAGATCGGCGGCGGGGTGGCTGTCGATCGTCCGGTACGGCGACAGCCGGAGGCCTTCGGTCCGGGCTGGGTCGATCCGGAAGAGCGACAGCGCGTCGGCGCCGGTGTGCGCGGCGACCAATAGGACATCGGCTTCGGCCGCCCAGCCGACGACCGCCTTGGTCCCGTCGAGGCGCCAGCCGTCGCCGTCGCGCCGTGCGTGCGTCTCGATGCCCGCAAAATCATAGCGCATAGCCGGCTCGGCCCAAGCGAGGGTCGCGATTGCCGTGGCGGGCAAGGCCGGGGCGTTGCAGCGATCGAGCAGCCACGCCGCCGTCGCCACGTCGGCGAAGGGCAGATGCGCGCGCGTGCGGCCGATCTCTTCGGCGATGATCGCACCCTGTTGCGCGTCGAGCAGCGCGGCGTCGATGCCGAGCCGTTCGGCAAAATCGGGCCAGCGAGGAGCTTCGTCCCTGCCCAGATACGCCCGCACCGCGTCCCGCAGCATCGTCTGTTCGGTTTCGGATAGCGGGGCGCTCATCGTGCCATCCCCGCCAGCGAACGCCAGATGATATTCTTCTGCACCTCGGTCGAGCCGCCGTAGATCGTCTGGGCGCGCTCGAAGAGATAGGATTGCACGGCCACCGGGCCGAACGGCGTGGTCGCCGGCGCCGCCGCTGCCCAGTCGGCCTCGCCGCGATCGAGCATCGGCAGCCGGTTACGGCCGGCGACGTCGATGCCCAACTCGGTGATCGCCTGCGCGCATTCGGTGCAGGCGATCTTGAGCGCCGCGGCGGTCGCCATCGAAATCTCGCTGCGCAGCGCGCGCAGGATCGAGGCCTCGATCGCCGCGAGCCGCGCCGCGACGCGGGCATGGGCGAGACGGAAAGCCGGGTCGCGGTCCATCGTGCCGCCGCCGTTCGCGGGCAGCCGTCCCGCTTCTTCGAGCAGCTTGGCGAGATCGCGCTTCTTCGATCCGATATGCGCGTAGGACAGGCGCTCGTTCTTGAGCAGGACATTGGCATAGTGCCAGGCCTGACCCTCGTCGCCGATGCGGTTGGTGACCGGCACGCGGACATTGTCGAATTCGATGCGATTGAGCTCGTCCGACCCGTCGATCAGCCGGATCGGGTGGACGCTGATCCCGGGCAGGTCCAGCGGCGCGCAGATCAGCGAAATGCCCTGCTGCTTGCGCTCCTCGCGGCTGGTGCGCGCGAGGCAGAATATCCAGTCGGCCCACTGCGCGCCCGACGTCCAGATCTTCGTGCCGTTGAGGATATAATCGTCGCCGTCGCGCACCGCCGAAAAGCGCAGCGAGGCGAGATCGGAGCCGGCTTCGGGCTCCGAATAGCCCTGCGCCCAGAAACTGCGCGATTCGAGGATCGCGGGCAGCCAGTCGGCCTTCTGCTGGTCCGATCCGAACGCCGCGATGATCGGCCCGATATAGATCACCGCCATCGGAATGATCGCGGCGGCGTGCGCCAGTTCGAGTTCCTGATCGAAGATATAGCGTTCGGCCGGCGTCCAGCCGGTGCCGCCGACCTCGCGCGGCCAGCCGACGCCGAGCCAGCCGCGCGCGTTCAGCGCGCGCTGCGCGTCGATATGGTCCTGCTTGGTAAGCCGCTGTCCCGCCTTGTTCCTGGCGATGACGTGCGCGGGATAGTCGCGTGCGAAAAACGTCCGCACGGCATCGCGAAACTCGGTTTCTTCGGCAGTCAGTTTGAGCACGTCGGGATCCTGTCGACAGGGTGGGACAGCGGGTTGCGGCCCCACCCTAGAACATGGTCAGGACGCGCGGAAGGTGACCGGCAGCGTTTTGAGCACCCGCGATTCCCCGACCGCGAAATCGGGCTGGAAATCGGAGCGGATCTTGAGGTCGGGCAGGCGCTCGAAGATCGAGCGGATCATCATTTCGAGCAGCGCCTTGGCGAAATGCTGGCCGATGCAGATATGCGCGCCGCCGCCGAAGCCCAGATGATCGTGCTCGCTGCGCACTGCCCGGTCGAAGCGGACCTCGTTGGGGTCGGCGAAATGGCCGGGGTCGTGGTTCGCGGCGCCGTTCATCGCCATGATGTAATCGCCGGCCTTGAGCGGACAGCCCTCGAGCTCGGTGTCGCGCGTAACGGTGCGCCGCAACCCCTGGATCGGCGAGGCGTAGCGCACGAATTCCTGCAGCGCGGTCGGGAAATCGATTTCGCCGCTCAGCAGCTTTGCGCGCTCCTCGGGATGTTCGATCAGGTACCAGAGCGACATGCCCGCGACCGCGCTGGTCGTGTCGAGCCCGCCGAACAGCACCAGCGTCGCGATGCCGACGATTTCGTCATCGGTCAGCTTTTCACCGCCGATTTCGGCGTCGATCAGCGTCTGCATCAGATCGTCCTCGGGCGGCGACTGCCGCCGCCGCGCGGCAAATTCATACAGATACTGGCTGAGCTCGAGGCCATATTGGCCGCAGGTTTCGGGATCCTCGACGCGCATGCGGGTGAGGAAGTCGATCTTGTGCGACAATATTTCCCAGTCCGCGCGGGGCACGCCGAGGAAGGGCATGATCACCGTCGCGAGCGTCGGGCGGACGAGCTGTTCCTGCAATTCGGCCTCGCCGGCCGGGACGATCGCGTCGAGCAGCTCGGTGATGATCGCCTCGAAACGCGGGCGATATTTCTGGATCGCGTCGGGCAGGAAGATCGGGTTGAGCAGCTTGCGCATCCGCGTCTGCTGCGGCGGGTCGAGGTCGATGGGATAGAGCGCCAGCGGCTGCTTGGGCAGTGCGGTGCCGTCGGCCGAACTGAAGGTCCGGAAATCGTCATAGACGCGGCGCGTCGCGGCATAGTTGGTGGTGTACCAGAAGCCGCCAAGCTGTTCCGAGCGTGCGACCGGACAGCCGCCGGCGCGGACCTTGTCATAGAAGTCATAGGGGCGCTGCATCAGCGTGCGGTCGTGCTGGCTGAATTCTTCCACCGCATAGTCTTTGACGTCCGCCATCGATCGATCCTCTCGCCTGTGCCACCCGCGGGCCTTTTCGCGATGCAATTTCGATCAAATGGCAAGCCGTGTCAACCAATCGATTAATTGTTTTCTTCTTTCGTGGGCAGGAAAATGGCACTTTCCGGCGATTTTTGTCTCGGGAGCGTGACTTTACATTTCGAAGAATATGGACAGTCGGCGAAAAGGATGAGAGGTTCTAACCGATCAACTAACTGGAGCGAATCATGCGGCCAGCGACGGGCGAGGACGGCGACCATATAACCTTCTGCCGCATCTGCACGGCGGTATGCGGGCTGGTGGCGACGGTCGAGGACGGCAAGGTCGTGCGCGCGCGGCCCGACCCCGACAACCCGTCGTCGCAGGGCCATGCCTGCGTGAAAGGCATCGCCTATCATGGCGTGACCCACGACCCCGACCGCGTGACGCGGCCGATGAAGCGCGTCGCGCCTGGCCGCTTCGAGCCGGTGAGCTGGGACGAAGCGCTGGACGATATCGCGGCGCGGCTGTCGGCGATCATCGCCGAGCACGGCCCCGACGCCGTGGCGAGCTATCAGGGCAATCCGCCCGCCTATGCCACCGACGGCATGACGGGGTTCCGCATGTTCCTGAAGGCGCTCGGTACGACCAAAATCTATGGCGCGGGCTCGCAGGACACCAACGCCCGCTTCACCGCCAACTGGATACTCTACGGCAGCCCGCTGACGATCGACGTGCCCGACGTCAACAATGCCGACTTCATGCTGATCTTCGGCGCCAACCCGCTGATCTCACACGGCTCGCTGATCTTCACCCCGCGCGTCCGGCACCAGCTCGACGCGGTCGCGGCGCGCGGCGGGGTCGTCGTCGTCGACCCGCGGCGCAGCGAGACCGCGGCGCGCTACGAACATGTCGCGATCGAGCCCAATTCGGATTGCTGGCTGATGCTCGCGATGCTCAAGACGCTTGCCGACGAGGGGCTGGCCGACGAGGCGTTTCTTGCCGAGCGTTGCGCGGGCTGGGGCGAGTTGCAGGTGGCGCTCGCGGGCATCGATTATGACGATACCGCCCGGCGTACGGGGATCGATGTCGAAACGATCAAGACCCTCGCGCGCCGCCTGACCGCCAGCCCGAAATCGGTGTGTTACGGCCGCGTCGGCATCTGCCGCGGGCCGCATGCGACGCTCGCGAACTTCCTGCTGTCGGCGCTCAACATGGTCGGCGGCACCTTCGGACACGAAGGGGGCAGCACGTTCGCGACGCCGGTGCTTGCCGGCAGCGACCGTGCTACCACCGGCGGCTATGACGAGGTGCGCAGCCGCGTCGGCAATTTCCCCAGCGTGACGCAATTCCTGCCGTCGGCGGTGATGCCCGACGACATTCTCGAACCCGGCCCGGGCAAGGTCCGCGCGCTCCTGTCGCTCGGCGGCAATGTGCTGCTCGCGGCGCCGGGCGGCGACCGGCTGCGGCGCGGGCTCGAACAGCTCGAGCTATCGGTGTCCTTCGACCTTTATATCAACGAGGCGGGGTCCTACGCCGATTATGTATTACCCGGCCTGACCTTCTACGAGCGCGCCGACCTGCCGATGGTGCCCTTCATGAGCATGGTGCAGCCCTTCCTGCAATATGCCGAGCCGGTGATCCCGCCGGTCGGCGACGCACGGAGCGAGTTCGACACCTTCTGCGATATATTGGCGCGGATGGGGCTGCGCATGCCCGCCGCTTCGCCCGATGAGGTGGCGGCGCAGGCGGCGGGCGGGCAGATGCGTCCGCTCGAAGTGCTCGACGGCGCGATCCGGCAGGGACCGGCGGGTGTCCATGGCGACTGGTCGATCGACAAGTTGCGCGACCATCCGCACGGCGTGATGCTCGACATTCCCATACCTTGGGGCAATCAGGAGAAAATCGCGCATGCCGACGGCCGCATCCATCTGTGGGACGATATGGTCGCCGCCGAACTCGGCCGCCTGTTCGCGGCGGCGCCGGTCGAAGGGCTGAAGCTGCTGTCGCGGCGCGACATGCGTTCGCACAATGGATGGCTCCACAATGTCGACCGGCTGATCCGCTCGCAGAAGCCGACCTTGCATATCCATCCCGACGATGCGGCCGAGCGCGGCCTCGCCGACGGCGACCGTGCGACCTTGTCGAACCGCTTCGGCGCGATCGAGGTCGAGGTCGAGATCAATGACGATCACCGGCGGGGTACCGTTTCCTATCCGCATTGCTTCGGGCATGACACGGGCGGCTGGCAGCGCGCGAACCGGGCCGGCGGCGCAAACGTCAACATCCTGCTCGGGCACGGCCCCGATGTCGTCGAGGCGGTGTCGGGGACGACGCTGATGGACGGGATCGCGGTCGAGGTGACCGCGCTACAGCCGGCGTGAACGCGTTGGCGTCAGGGCGCGAGGCCGCGCAGATAGATGTCGCAGACCATCTCGGCATATTTCTGCTTGATGCCATCGTCGAGCTTCGCGACCCCCAAGGTCGACGGCACGGAATAGCCGGCGTGGAAAATATGGTCGGCCGCGCCGACGAGGCAATAATAGAGCAGCCCCGGATCGACGTCCTTGAGCACGCCTTCGCGCACCCCCTGCGCGACGATGTCGCGATAGACCTCGATCATCGGCTCGATGAAGATTTGCGCGACGCGCTTGCTCGCCGCGGGGCTGCCGGACTCGACCATATAGTGGATCAGCCGGTTGATGTAGGGCGAGCGATAATAGGCGTTGATGATGCCGTTGATATGGATCTTCAGCTTCTTTTGCGCCGGAATGTCCATTTCGCTGAGCGCCTTGAGCGCGGTCATCGCGGTCTCGGCATCGCGTTCGAGCACCGCGAGCAGCAGCCCTTCCTTGTTGCCGAAATAATATTTGATCATCGCGCTGTTCACCGACGCGCGCTGCGAAATCTCGTTGAGCGACACGTCGATCGTCGTCGCCTCGGACAGCAGCTGTGCCGTCGCGTTCAAAAGCGCCTCGGCCGATGCCGAACGTTCCTCGCGCCGGGCTGCCTTGATCGTCAAGCCGCTGTCTTTGTCCATGCTGATGTCCGTTGTCTCCGCCCGGCCTACCGTTGGGACTCGGGAAGGAAGACTGTCAAGCCCTCCAGATCGTCGGTCATCGCGATCTGGCACGACAGGCGGCTGTTCGGGCGCGGGTCGTTGACGCAGTCGAGCATCTCGCTTTCGTCGGCGCCGGCGGGGCCGACGCGCTCCAGCCAGTCGGGGGCGATATAGATGTGGCACGTCGCACAGGCACAGACGCCGCCGCAATCGGCCTCGATCCCTTCGACCATATTGTCACGCGCGCCGCGCATGACGGAATCGCCGACCTCGATCTCGATCGTCTCGACACTCCCGTCCGCTGCATGGAAATTCACGCTCGGCATATGCTTTTCCCCGTCCCGGCCATGGTGGATCAATCCACTTTCAATCGATCAATTAATATTGCATGGTGACGGTGTCAACGAATGCGCTTATGCAG encodes:
- a CDS encoding acyl-CoA dehydrogenase family protein; the encoded protein is MSAPLSETEQTMLRDAVRAYLGRDEAPRWPDFAERLGIDAALLDAQQGAIIAEEIGRTRAHLPFADVATAAWLLDRCNAPALPATAIATLAWAEPAMRYDFAGIETHARRDGDGWRLDGTKAVVGWAAEADVLLVAAHTGADALSLFRIDPARTEGLRLSPYRTIDSHPAADLVFENHALPADALIGPEGGALDLLEEARDRALALLAAEAVGLLDNLLEQTIAYTGQRRQFGQPIAGFQALQHRMVDMYLECELARSSAWLAVEALGEAAPERARAVSSAMVNVARACRFVGQQAIQLHGGMGMTDELPVGHYVKRAMAIEVLWADSDWHLARIAGI
- a CDS encoding acyl-CoA dehydrogenase family protein; translation: MLKLTAEETEFRDAVRTFFARDYPAHVIARNKAGQRLTKQDHIDAQRALNARGWLGVGWPREVGGTGWTPAERYIFDQELELAHAAAIIPMAVIYIGPIIAAFGSDQQKADWLPAILESRSFWAQGYSEPEAGSDLASLRFSAVRDGDDYILNGTKIWTSGAQWADWIFCLARTSREERKQQGISLICAPLDLPGISVHPIRLIDGSDELNRIEFDNVRVPVTNRIGDEGQAWHYANVLLKNERLSYAHIGSKKRDLAKLLEEAGRLPANGGGTMDRDPAFRLAHARVAARLAAIEASILRALRSEISMATAAALKIACTECAQAITELGIDVAGRNRLPMLDRGEADWAAAAPATTPFGPVAVQSYLFERAQTIYGGSTEVQKNIIWRSLAGMAR
- a CDS encoding cytochrome P450 yields the protein MADVKDYAVEEFSQHDRTLMQRPYDFYDKVRAGGCPVARSEQLGGFWYTTNYAATRRVYDDFRTFSSADGTALPKQPLALYPIDLDPPQQTRMRKLLNPIFLPDAIQKYRPRFEAIITELLDAIVPAGEAELQEQLVRPTLATVIMPFLGVPRADWEILSHKIDFLTRMRVEDPETCGQYGLELSQYLYEFAARRRQSPPEDDLMQTLIDAEIGGEKLTDDEIVGIATLVLFGGLDTTSAVAGMSLWYLIEHPEERAKLLSGEIDFPTALQEFVRYASPIQGLRRTVTRDTELEGCPLKAGDYIMAMNGAANHDPGHFADPNEVRFDRAVRSEHDHLGFGGGAHICIGQHFAKALLEMMIRSIFERLPDLKIRSDFQPDFAVGESRVLKTLPVTFRAS
- a CDS encoding molybdopterin-containing oxidoreductase family protein, giving the protein MRPATGEDGDHITFCRICTAVCGLVATVEDGKVVRARPDPDNPSSQGHACVKGIAYHGVTHDPDRVTRPMKRVAPGRFEPVSWDEALDDIAARLSAIIAEHGPDAVASYQGNPPAYATDGMTGFRMFLKALGTTKIYGAGSQDTNARFTANWILYGSPLTIDVPDVNNADFMLIFGANPLISHGSLIFTPRVRHQLDAVAARGGVVVVDPRRSETAARYEHVAIEPNSDCWLMLAMLKTLADEGLADEAFLAERCAGWGELQVALAGIDYDDTARRTGIDVETIKTLARRLTASPKSVCYGRVGICRGPHATLANFLLSALNMVGGTFGHEGGSTFATPVLAGSDRATTGGYDEVRSRVGNFPSVTQFLPSAVMPDDILEPGPGKVRALLSLGGNVLLAAPGGDRLRRGLEQLELSVSFDLYINEAGSYADYVLPGLTFYERADLPMVPFMSMVQPFLQYAEPVIPPVGDARSEFDTFCDILARMGLRMPAASPDEVAAQAAGGQMRPLEVLDGAIRQGPAGVHGDWSIDKLRDHPHGVMLDIPIPWGNQEKIAHADGRIHLWDDMVAAELGRLFAAAPVEGLKLLSRRDMRSHNGWLHNVDRLIRSQKPTLHIHPDDAAERGLADGDRATLSNRFGAIEVEVEINDDHRRGTVSYPHCFGHDTGGWQRANRAGGANVNILLGHGPDVVEAVSGTTLMDGIAVEVTALQPA
- a CDS encoding TetR family transcriptional regulator, whose protein sequence is MDKDSGLTIKAARREERSASAEALLNATAQLLSEATTIDVSLNEISQRASVNSAMIKYYFGNKEGLLLAVLERDAETAMTALKALSEMDIPAQKKLKIHINGIINAYYRSPYINRLIHYMVESGSPAASKRVAQIFIEPMIEVYRDIVAQGVREGVLKDVDPGLLYYCLVGAADHIFHAGYSVPSTLGVAKLDDGIKQKYAEMVCDIYLRGLAP
- a CDS encoding 2Fe-2S iron-sulfur cluster-binding family protein codes for the protein MPSVNFHAADGSVETIEIEVGDSVMRGARDNMVEGIEADCGGVCACATCHIYIAPDWLERVGPAGADESEMLDCVNDPRPNSRLSCQIAMTDDLEGLTVFLPESQR